Genomic window (Vitis riparia cultivar Riparia Gloire de Montpellier isolate 1030 chromosome 4, EGFV_Vit.rip_1.0, whole genome shotgun sequence):
tttattatggtaTTATTTTTTACCTGTCATTGAAATGAAAGAAGCAACACCATAATTGTCTCGATGACGATCTGTAACATCatttgttttatgttctttaCATGGAACTGACATTTCTACATACAATTATGGTGTAGAAAAAAATTCCGAATTCAATAGATCACATGGTGTTACATAATCTAATGATCTGAGGAAGCCTGTTTTTTGTTGATGTTTACAGTTCTTGTGGCGTCCACGACCACCATCCTTCTTGAGTCCCGAGAAAGAGGAAGAGATAgcaaagaacttgaaaaagtaCAGTAAGAAGTATGAGGCAGAGGACCAGGATGTCTCTATGTTATTAAGTGAGCAGGATCGTGAGAAGCGGAAGATGTTGAAGGATGAATGGGAAAGGTGGGTCAATGACTGGAAGCGGTGGCATGAGGAAGAGAAAGCCGAGAGGCAGAGGCTCAGGGATGGTGAAGCCAGTGACGAGGAAGAGGAGTACGAGGCTAAGGAAGTTGAAGTTGAGGAGCTGTTGGACGTCTCAGAGGAGGTGCTTTCTTTTGATTTGGATCAGGAGTGAGTGTTCTGTAGACGCTAATTACggatatttatttatgaatctcttttttaaaaagtagGTGGCCCtttgatcttaaaattttgTGGTTCAATGTTTGATGTCTcacttgtttattattattattgttattgtatcATTCTGGGATTAGTCGTACTCTATATTGACTTTGAAGAGTTATGTTACAATCTGAAGAATTTTGCTAGTCTTCACATTCTGGGGCTGCAGTTTGGATGATCCCTCAAAATTTATAGCATGTTCTACACAAGATAGTTAGTTGGACAGCAGGAAAAACTATGTTGTATAATGTTGGACTCCCAACACACCTCTAAGGTggagttttaaatttttatacaatTGTTTTTCAGAAattaaagttattattattctgCATAAATTAAAGAAACCCAAATAATTTCGTGAGTTCTTGGATACATGAGGGAATCAACCAAAGTTAGATCCGTATTTGATATTACGATCAACAGATGAGGATCATATACTGCCAAAGAAAATACAACCAGTCTTTGTCTAGGAAAGAGAGCATCTTTCATCCACTACCGTCCAATGAAATGTGTCTTTGTGCCGCGCCCACCGAGATGTATATTATTCCAAGCATGATTGATTCCCGGCCTCCCACAATATGAATGTAGTCAAGTCGCCGCACCTCTCAGGCCATTCATTTCCATCTATCGTCACTCATCACCACCTCCTCAGTGGCCTGACAAATGTTTCCGTCCAACCCGATTGCTTACCTCCTTCAATCATTTTGTATtacaattaaaacattttaaaataccAACACCTGCTTTTAtagcttaaaaaaataataaaataaaatgatattatgaATTTGCATTTTGATTTCCTTTGAACACCACCTATCATTGGCTGTACGAATATCATAGAGGACGGTTGGTTCAATAGCACTGAGGGGTGGTAAGTGGAAGTGGGTCTTGCCATGAATTAGGTGGGCTAAGCACCTAATCTCACCAATGGTGATGGGTCACCCCAGTTAATGCATGGAAATTTGAAGTGGACATGTTAGTGGCCTCGTGGACTTTCCATGAAGCTGTGGCCATATAGTGAACGTGGATCTAGAAAAGCACATCAATATTGttcattttcaatgaaataatgaatatatagaTCCTACCTCTCACATTTTGGTCCATCCATTAGTTGTGGGGTTTTTTGAACTTTGAGGTGTAAAATTTAGAATAAGAAAGACTATTGCAGAGGAAAAGATTGTTAGAATGCTTCTAGGAATGGTgcttttttctccatatatacaactaatggtttttttttccttttcttttttactaaattttatccataaATACCAAGTTTTGAAGTTACttatctttccttttatttttggtaaataatttgatatatgaatATCAAGCTTGGAAGTTAGAAAAATTAAGGACaacaaaatcagaaaattaaatagaaattccTTTTACGAAATGGTGGAtatttagattatgtttggtgtcctaaaagtactaagaaaaaaaaaatattaaaaaatgatttattttttattttatgtttgattgtattatgaaaaatacgaaaaaatgttaaatataattaaaatgaataaaaaattaatatttttttaaattatttaatttttatatagaatcaccaaataaatgaaaagagtTTGAagtgtataataataataataatttattaattttaaatttatttttatttttttttaaacttttcttctttattttctttccccgtctttttattttaaactttttgagaatcaaacataTAGCATTGAAATGCACTTAGtttttggttcttagaaaatgtagtaaacaaagaagaaaaataaattttgaagttaaactcaaatgttttttcttcatcattatccataatatatatgaaaagtgaAAGGTGAAATTTACTCATGATAATATAAATGTGAAATGGGAAGAAGAAATTGTAAATAACATCAATGCAGCAAAAGTGGACTACATAAGGGCATGCATGGCACCTAGTGCCACCTGTTGAGTATTGATTTGTCctctttgttttcaaatttttatttatatcataaattaatGGGGTTGGATTGTGAATGAGAACCACTATAAAGTCACAATAGATGGCAGGAAAGActtaaaaatctatatatagGGGATGGTTCTTGTTAAAAGGCTCAGACAGTGAAGTGCTTGTGAGAACATAATTGATGGAGCTGAGCCTGAGAGCTAATTTGATGGCCACTCCCATTTCCACCATCTGCCTCTTGAGGTTTCTGCTGTATGCTTCCCTTCTTTCCTTGAAGAGTGGCTTTGCTTTTGAAGGAAGAGAGAGTGCAGAGAGCCACCATGTCCAACCCACTCATCACAATGTTCTTATCACTTCTCTCATGCCATCAAGTGCTTGCAGCCCCTCTCCCAAAGGTTTTCTCTCATTCAgattcatctctctctctctctcacacacaatATTCATCTCCATCTCTCTCATTCATATTCATTGATAAGAGGTTATGATGCTATCAATAATTATATGGTTCCAGCTGATTCACTATTCCACTATTTGAAGCACTGATTCATAGACTATTCCACTATTTGAAGCACTGATTCTCTATGAATTTTATATAAACAAGTGCCGACAGAATTGCATTAGAAGTTAATTTCTGAGATATATATAAATGCatttaggtgatgtttgtttctttgttaatttttttatatttaattttaaattttatttcaaagtaaatattgatttttgtttttttacttaattttaaataggatttaaaactaaatatgttttaattaataatattaagtattaagttgtttgttttttaatattttatttttattacgtATTAAAAGGTAACGAAAAACCAATAGATTACGtttaacatttaaaaagttaaatatttttactttttttttatttagttagaaatttaaaacatgagtaataaattaataaaaataataataaaaaattatctaaaaccCGAAAGCAAGTTTCTTTAAGTAAAAAGTTAAGGAAACAAACATCACTTTAGCTTTATTAGTAATTAAGAAATTatgccatttatttatttatttatttctaccTTTTTAAAGGGAACAAAATGCAATCTATGATATATTTCAACAAAAGAATGCAACCggaaacagaaaaagaaaattgggaaTCCATAGAACTTTTCCTCTCATATGGGAACAAACTTGTCTACCCAATGATTTTGGCTTTTACTTGCATGcattcaaaacaaacaaaattataaGCAGGAGAGTGCAATTACAAAAGGAAAACTGGTAGCTAGATTGAATAGGGAAGCCACTGAATATCTACATGTGTCAATATTTTGTGATGGATGGCAATTTGTTTTAGGCCATGACCAAAGGGCATCTCTAGAAGTGGTTCACAAACACGGACCATGTTCGAAACTCAGACCACACAAGGCCAATTCTCCCTCTCACACCCAGATACTCGCCCAAGACAAGTCTCGCGTCGCCTCAATTCAATCAAGGCTAGCCAAGAACCTTGCAGGTGGAAGCAATTTAAAGGCCTCTAAGGCCACCCTCCCAAGCAAGTCCGCAAGCACACTCGGATCAGGCAACTATGTAGTGACAGTAGGCCTTGGCTCACCAAAAAGAGACCTCACTTTCATATTTGACACTGGAAGTGACCTCACTTGGACTCAATGTGAGCCCTGTGTAGGGTATTGTTACCAACAACGAGAACACATCTTCGACCCCTCCACATCCCTCTCTTACTCTAACGTCTCTTGTGACTCACCATCATGCGAAAAACTCAAGTCTGCCACCGGCAACTCTCCCGGCTGCTCATCCTCCACTTGTCTTTACGGCATACAATATGGTGACGGGTCCTACTCTATTGGATTCTTTGCTAAAGAAAAGCTTTCCTTGACATCCACAGATGTGTTCAATAATTTCCAATTCGGGTGTGGCCAATATAACCGTGGTCTATTTGGTGGCACAGCAGGGTTGCTGGGATTAGCGCGTAATCCTCTATCCCTTGTGTCTCAGACAGCTCAAAAGTATGGCAAAGTTTTCTCCTACTGCCTCCCATCTTCCAGCAGCTCAACCGGATATCTTTCCTTTGGAAGTGGAGATGGAGATTCTAAAGCAGTGAAATTTACCCCGTCTGAGGTGAACTCAAACTACCCCTCGTTTTACTTCCTGGACATGGTGGGGATAAGCGTTGATGAACGCAAATTACCGATACCTAAATCGGTGTTTTCCACAGCAGGCACCATCATAGACTCGGGGACAGTCATAAGTCGATTGCCCCCAACAGTATACTCTAGTGTTCAGAAAGTTTTCCGGGAACTGATGTCCGATTATCCAAGGGTAAAGGGAGTTTCTATACTTGACACTTGCTATGACCTTAGCAAATATAAGACTGTGAAAGTACCCAAGATCATTCTATACTTCAGTGGTGGTGCGGAGATGGACTTAGCTCCAGAAGggatcttttatgtttttaaggcATCACAAGTCTGCCTGGCTTTTGCCGGAAACAGTGGTGATGATGAAGTGGCCATAATAGGAAATGTGCAGCAAAAAACAATTCATGTGGTGTACGATGACGCTGAAGGGAGGGTTGGGTTCGCCCCAAGAGGCTGCAACTAAAATCCTTATACATATACAAGGGTGGATTAATAAATAGGCAAAAGGTGTGACAATCCTTTGAAAAAGCAGCAGTTATACAAAGTAAAGCATATGGGCTTCCATTTAGGATGCGCCAAGCTTTCTTAAGTCACCAGACTTACATATGGGAAGAATATAAAAAGGCCAAATAATGTAACTTCTAATGTAATAAACGAAATGTGTTTTGAACTTATCCACTATTGCAAAAACGAATATATGTAATATATCATTCACAGTTTGTTAGTAGACATAAAACACAACCCACAGACCGAAACTTAGGACGTctggaagtgttttttaaaatttgtttttaaaaactgttttcaaaataaagaataaaaaactattttttaaaattttttaaaaacaagagtaTTTgataagatgttttaaaaaattgttttttaaacgaaagaatttgtattgtttttaaaaataatgtcttactttttattttataaatttaatttataataatatgaaatcaaattcaagttaaatcttattaaaaaaattaaaattaaatctataaCTATGGatgagttaaagataaataatttgtttaactataaaacattttttttattctactgaaacaaaattactaaaagataaaaataatttaatatttatttataatataagtcAAATAagtattttgattaattttttttaatttcatgtttGACCACAATTTATTATGCTTGTTTTGAGAAAtggtttttaagttaaagaaccaaaaataagttttaaatattttattaaaataaagatatttagaaagttttataaaaggattaaaaaaaaaaaagacttgtttggatattttttttaaattgtttttattttgtaaaaatattttaaattcaatttatataatattaattaattaaatttaattgaagtcttattgaaaatgaaaatacttttttaattaaaaataaattaaaaaataaatagtttttagtaaaacataaataaaaatattataataaaaatcataaatgatatttttagtagaaaatatactattttattatatgtaaaaaacataaagatattaacatctttatatatataaatatttggttaaaaatgaatgaTACTAATTGtcaatagtattttatttaaaatgaataatggataaaattttacttttttaactTATAAATGAACCATGTTTTTTATGACATATgcacatatttaatattcaattttgaacataatattttagaatgttttgatttaatctataattaattggATTAGTTTtcctctcttattttttttttcaatgattatgagaaaataaaggctatgcttaaataagaaaaacacttAAGAGGGGGGTCAATTGGGTTTTTCaatacaacaaatttaagcataatataataaaaaataaagagatagagttagggaattcaaactcagattttatagtggttcggcacttccttgcctacgtccactctcctcaatctcctaaccgaatgagagttccactaacttgaaacttcaaccaagcttccaatcttcttacacttggattccgactccaatgggctcttacacaatcttttcaagattcaaacctcttgaaggctttaacacagTTTTTATAAGAATGACTCCCTCAATCTAGCTCAATGATAGcttaaatacaaaacaaagctaggatgacttacaagggtgcactaaaagatatgcaagtgaggatttaatgcactaagaaggaaatgagagtttttaaggtaagaacaagtaggtagacaattgatttcAAGTGTTCTCTCTATCATAAAtgagtggagctctcaatttataggtttctaagcttggGAGCCAAGAACAACAAAAAGCAGCCTCAATCGGTCGAGTTGGGGGTTGACCGATTCACtagtcgttggagcatttaatgctttggcaggttaccgttgtcTCGATCGGACCTCGATCGGAGGTTGACCAGGAGAGGGGAACCTTAACCGGGAAGGGAaggctactggatgagagagagtgtttttgacACTCCTCGACCGGAACTCGACTGGACAAGGGCAACTAGTTGATtggttccccaaccggttgagccggttggccagaGCCTCGACCGATTTAACATTTTGgccccaaaaacctatctttttcacttcttttcttttctaacacttaggcaaggtctttaggtaaattaatatgccaattttgaaatgttttgcctaaggtacatttgataaaactcgggttttaataaaattacaaCTTTAAAGAACAAACCGagttttccaaagatgcataaaaatatatgtaaaccctaagtgcacccatgcattcatcttacatttgtttcctatgattaaaagtcttccaaatgtctcaatcttgtatccatttggtcctttgatgaatttccgaatttatacttgagattctttaccattctaattagtcacttaactatggtttgttatcatcaaaatctgattaggagaacccttgggctaacagattagatttatttttgagttctaaattatttttaaaaaattcttaaactcattaataaattcaatacaaaatgtcacttgatttaaagtttatttttataatggaaaattttataaaagtgtAACTAtgtgcaaaaaataaataatagaatcattataaatcaatttttattcataaatttatggtattaagaagtgtattatttgatttttaaattattttaaaaaataaaaagtgagtggTATTGTGAATTCCTAGTGTATAAGGGTCTTGTAAAAATCATTGATTGGCTTTTCCGCTTTAGTTCACTAAATTGTGTCACTTTCTCTTTGGACCGGTGTGGAATAGTCCTAGCCAACGGTCCAACTGATTCTCTAAGAACTAGACAAGTATTATTTTGGACCAAAATGCTATACTCCACCATGGTTTTAAGAATCAAACTAGACCGGATTGGCCGGTCACGGTTTCGGTCTGATCTAGTCAATTAGTCCGAAAATAGGTTGAATTGGAATCAGACTAGTTGAATCGGTGATCCGACTAGTGAATTGGACggtttgatgatgatgataataataataataataataataataataaataataataataataataataataataatataataataaataataataataataataataataataataataataataataataataataataataataataataataataataataataataataataataataataataataataataataataataataataataataataataataataataataataataataataataataataataataaataataataataataataataataataataataataataataataatataataataataataataataattattattattattattattattattattatattttattttattttatttttacagtATCAAAATGACGTCGTTTTGGAGGATATAAAAACACCTTCAAAACCCTCTCTCTTGCAGTCTAAATTGCAAAAGTTGTCATCCTCTAACATGCCATGACACCCATGCCGGGACAACTCCCACCGACAACTTGGAAGTCTTGCAAAACCTCCCTCCCATTGTTGTTACAGTGTTGCCCCATTCCCCCACACCGTTGCAAGCCCCCCCTGCCGCTGTTAAGCCCTCCCTCTCTTTCCCTCCCCCAGGTTGTAAAGCCCCCCTGCCCGGCTGTGAACCCTTTATCCCTCATCTCTCCTCCTATCTCCGgctataataatatataaaataataatatatatatttatgatgtcagcGGTTCGATCGTTGGTGCGACCAGTGAACCATGAACCGACAACTTTTTCGGTTTAATGACCGGTccgattatgaaaacattgatctCCACCAAACTACCAGGCCCAATTGGCCTAACTGACCTTTCAAGACCTACAACCCATTTCATCAATCAACTTACGAAATCTTTCGATGTGGGATGTGGGATGTGAGATTGATTATAAATTAAAACCAACCAAAATGCTATACAATATCCACTAACTACTAGGCGCGATTGGTCCAACTAGCCTTCTAAGGCCTATAACCCATTCCATCAACCAACTTGTCAAATATTCCAATGTGGGATGTGGGATTGATtataaattaaagataataaaagAGACTTTGTGTCCGTGGACCTCCAAGCAGTAAAACAAAGGCTAACCACTTAGTCGATTTTTGATAAAAgtacaactttttaaaaataaaatttgtaaaatatggTAAATTGGAAAGTATTTCCAAATCTACCGCCATTTTTGTTGAAGTGGACATACACActttgaaaaaccaaattttcttccatttattTTCCCTATTCTTACAAACGAAGAAAGCTCTATGTGGACTGACACActttgaaaaaccaaatttccttccatttcttttctcatttttccaaATGAAGAAAGCTGATATTTCCTTTTGTCATTTCCCCAAATTATTCTTATGCCATAGTCATTCCTTTGAGTTTGCAGCCAAAGTAGtctttactttaaaaaaaaccacCAAAGTAATGCATCtttcaaactaattttcaaaCTAGTCTTTTGAATCCACATCAGCAATCCACATCATCAAGCCATGTTTGACTTTATTTTCCATTCAGCGGACTTTTATTCTGAAGACCCATTGTTTCATATGAAACCCTTCAACAAAGTTATTTTTATCTAAACCCtaactattattttcttttctcacgTCTACGACTCTCACCATCTGCGGTTCCCACTGGTAGCTCCACTAGCAACGTCTTGCAATGGCTAGGTAAGTTTTTGAAGCATTTTAACAAAGTGGTTCATGagtttttttcctctcattttccttagctttctcaCTAACCAAACGgaggaaaatgaaatattaaaaacaacctttgaaatttttaaaaatttaaaggcttgtttggtttttgtttccgaatattgttttttgttcttgagaAAGCTgtttcaaaacattaaaaaatttaaaaatctcaagTTGTTTTTCGTGTTTTCTACACTGTGaacggaagaaaaaaaaacacaaaaaaatcatggagaagaaaaaaagaaacactcgtggagaacaaaaaaaccattcaaaaaaaaaaaaaaaaaacacctacaGAGTCTCGCGGTTGCTTTATGCTAGTTTTTGTATTTTGGGGGTTTGACTAGATTTTGAATTTGGGCAGTGGAATGGTTGGCTTTTGCACTTTGAGGGTTTGGGTAGATTTCGAATTTGGGCGGTGGAATGGCTGGCTTCTGTACTTTGAGGGTTTGGGTAGTTTTCAAATTTGGGCGATGATGGGTTCGAGTTCGGAGTGGACTGATCCAATTGGATGATTTGATGGAGCAATGAAAGAGGTAGAGAGGAGTGTGGAACGAGAGGGAGAGATCGTGAGAAGAGAGACGAATGAAAGagatttgaagatgaagaagaagcgTAAGTGAAAAATTAAGGTAAGGGGTTGaaaaggggttttttttttctaaaaaaaataatgattaatttttaattttttttattaaaaaaaggaaaataaaaaatgattaaacaaataatttttatattaaaattttaaaattataaaaattaattgaaaaatggatataatttattttacctttaaaatattaagttaatcaaagaaaatataatttaaaaaaataaataaataaacatgttgAAAAGGCTTTATATTtatagattaatttaattatcaaattatttttatgtttaaaacaaattaatttttttattttaaaattttgaataattggaaAGGATGTTGGAGGGAtaagatttagtaaaaaattgGAGATAAAAAAGGCAAATGgttaagaaaatttcaaataaatatatctgattaataaatattcttataaatcataaatcctttaattaataatattttataccaatatttaaaataataaaatatgtctGATTTTACATAATTGTCaatatttcctttaaatatttgTATCCAATGTTTCTACAATCAATTTAGAGTGTtacaaacattttaaatttgaattataaccttttatttatttttatttttattaaaaaatctaaccATTTATTGAAATTGATTACCTTATCGTTAATCCTCATTTAGTATGATATTTacttgtttattattaaaatatttcatcttcttatttattgtaattaaaatataaaaatatatgaccaaaatttaaaataaaataaaaactaaaaatgtaaTATGATTTCCCGTTCAAATCCATCACCctcttattattatattttgttgaattttttttatttatatttttttt
Coding sequences:
- the LOC117913052 gene encoding aspartyl protease family protein At5g10770-like → MELSLRANLMATPISTICLLRFLLYASLLSLKSGFAFEGRESAESHHVQPTHHNVLITSLMPSSACSPSPKGHDQRASLEVVHKHGPCSKLRPHKANSPSHTQILAQDKSRVASIQSRLAKNLAGGSNLKASKATLPSKSASTLGSGNYVVTVGLGSPKRDLTFIFDTGSDLTWTQCEPCVGYCYQQREHIFDPSTSLSYSNVSCDSPSCEKLKSATGNSPGCSSSTCLYGIQYGDGSYSIGFFAKEKLSLTSTDVFNNFQFGCGQYNRGLFGGTAGLLGLARNPLSLVSQTAQKYGKVFSYCLPSSSSSTGYLSFGSGDGDSKAVKFTPSEVNSNYPSFYFLDMVGISVDERKLPIPKSVFSTAGTIIDSGTVISRLPPTVYSSVQKVFRELMSDYPRVKGVSILDTCYDLSKYKTVKVPKIILYFSGGAEMDLAPEGIFYVFKASQVCLAFAGNSGDDEVAIIGNVQQKTIHVVYDDAEGRVGFAPRGCN